AGATGTTGCGCCTACAATCATTGGTAAGAGATGTAGTATACAGGATTTGAGCTGTCTGCATCAAAGTCCTAATAACCCACTAATTATTGAAGATGAGGTAACTGTTGGGCATCAAGTGACCTTACATAGTTGTATTATTAGAAAAGGTGCACTTATTGGAATGGGTTCAATTATTCTTGATGGTGCAGAAATAGGGGAAGGCGCATTTATAGGAGCAGGAAGTTTAGTACCACCAGGCAAAAAAATTCCACCTAATACTTTAGCTATGGGAAGACCAGCAAAAGTAGTTCGTGAAATAACATTAGAAGATCGTAAGGATATGGATAGGATTATTCGTGAATACGTGGAAAAAGGACAGTATTACAAATCATTACAACAAACTAAATAGTCAAATGTCGAACTATTTTTAATAGAAGCTGTTTTTACAGTTTCTTTTTTGTTTATAGCTACACTTTCATTTTCATAGTTTTTACAACATATATATGAAGTATGAAAGGAGTTTTAAAGATGCGCCATTACTTATTAATCGGATTGACTATTGTCATGGCACCTATTGTCATTTTACTTACCCCTATCATTGTTTCTAGCCTGTTTTTAAATGATCCTGATCGAATGGTTCTCATTACATATGGAAAAAACATTATTATCTATACTTTATCTTTTGGTATAGCTTTCCTAGCCATCATCATTATTAAATTTTTAAAGAAAATTATTAGTAAACTCCTTACCAGTATGATCGCTCTTTTTTTTATTTTTTATCTTATAGGCTCCAGTGTACAGTATTATATACATATTGATGATAACTCTATCGAATATAATCCGTTTTTTGGAACTACAGAAAAATATGAATGGTCTAATGTTTCTAGAGTAATCCATGAATTACCTACTAACCAATTCGAAGAAAAGTATATTTTTGAATTTTATGATGGGTCAAAGTTTGAATTTGTCCCAACAGCAGCCATCACCAAAGAAATGAAAATGCAGATTGATGAAAAAATATTAACAATGGGAGTTTCATTTGAGGAATATTAAAACGAGACTGATTCAATCAGCCTCGTTCATGTTGAATAATATTATAAGTATAGATTTGCTTTTTCTCTTAACTTCTCTGCAATATCGGTATTTTCCCATGGTACATTTAAGTCATTTCGACCAAAATGTCCATAGGCAGCTGTTTGTTTATATATTGGTCGACGTAAATCAAGCATTTTAATAATCCCTGCTGGGCGTAAATCGAATAGCTCACTTACCCATTCAACAAGTTTACTTTCGGCTACTTTACCTGTACCAAATGTATCTACAGCAATTGATACTGGTCTAGCTACACCAATAGCATATGCTAATTGAACTTCCGCGCGATCAGCTAAGCCCGATGCCACAATATTTTTGGCAACATAGCGAGCAGCATAAGCAGCAGAACGGTCTACTTTTGTAGGATCTTTACCAGAGAATGCCCCTCCACCATGACGTGCATAGCCTCCATAAGTATCAACGATAATTTTTCTTCCCGTTAATCCTGCATCACCTTTAGGACCACCAATTACAAAGCGCCCTGTTGGATTAATGAAATATTTCGTATCCGCATCGATAAATTCAGAAGGTACTACTTCAGCAATAACTTTTTCTTTTAAATCAGATTTAATCTGTTCTAAAGATACCTCTTCATCGTGCTGTGTTGAAATTACGATTGTATCGATTCGAACGGGTTGATTGTTTTCATCATATTCTACTGTTACTTGTGTTTTACCAT
Above is a genomic segment from Lysinibacillus sp. PLM2 containing:
- the metK_1 gene encoding S-adenosylmethionine synthase: MTNRRLFTSESVTEGHPDKICDQISDAILDAIISEDPNARVACETTVTTGLVLVAGEITTSTYVDIQSVVRNTVAEIGYTRGKYGFDAENLAVLTAIGEQSPDIAQGVNQALEAREGSMTDEDIEAIGAGDQGLMFGYACNETPELMPLPISLAHKLARRLAEVRKTNELSYLRPDGKTQVTVEYDENNQPVRIDTIVISTQHDEEVSLEQIKSDLKEKVIAEVVPSEFIDADTKYFINPTGRFVIGGPKGDAGLTGRKIIVDTYGGYARHGGGAFSGKDPTKVDRSAAYAARYVAKNIVASGLADRAEVQLAYAIGVARPVSIAVDTFGTGKVAESKLVEWVSELFDLRPAGIIKMLDLRRPIYKQTAAYGHFGRNDLNVPWENTDIAEKLREKANLYL
- the ytoA gene encoding putative transferase YtoA, encoding MIYPFKEKSPNIHNTVFIADHAVVTGDVTIGEGTTVWFNTVIRGDVAPTIIGKRCSIQDLSCLHQSPNNPLIIEDEVTVGHQVTLHSCIIRKGALIGMGSIILDGAEIGEGAFIGAGSLVPPGKKIPPNTLAMGRPAKVVREITLEDRKDMDRIIREYVEKGQYYKSLQQTK